In one Zymobacter palmae genomic region, the following are encoded:
- a CDS encoding efflux RND transporter permease subunit, protein MNISRFFIQRPIFATVLSVIITLIGAMAMRILPIAQYPDVVPPSVSITATYPGANAETVAETVAAPLAQQINGVENMLYMTSTSTDSGVMQMSVSFAVGSDGNTDTINVNNRVQQALASLPSEVQAQGVQVDLKSGSMLMLVALTSPTGAYDRTYLQNYAAINLTDSLKQISGVGDAAVLGNSEFAMRIWLDPSKLAQYSLTPAEVKTAITYQNKAVPAGNLAATPQGTAAPFTYTISAGGRFNTADQFRNIILRTNSDGSTLRLGDVARIELGSSSYAVLSKMNGGGMAPIMVQQQPGSNAVSTVNAVKARMAELSQHFPEGMSYSIPYDTTLFINASIESVIHTFVEALILVAIIVFIFLQNWRVMVIAMSVVPIAVIGTFAGMYALDFSINLLSLFGMILAIGIVVDDAILVVENVERLMAEDKKLSIFRATVEAMREVSGPVVATAFIMASVFVPVGFLGGLTGMMYKQFAVTIAISVAISAVVALTLTPALCVLLIRHVSEEKGNAIARVLHKPLDIFNKVFDKVTHLYMFLVRAAIRAWFVSLAILVAVSLAAVLIYERNPSTLVPTTDQGMVMAPVIMPSASSLARTEQYMDQVAAILRKDPSIQYVTEIVGYDLTTSSTNTARGAFFITLKPWSERSETSTQLLGKIMGAGQQVKGGMVFAVNMPPIIGLSSMGGFSGYLQPYNGASSEQLYQASLKVMAAAAKRPELAGVRTSFDVNVPSYRLHIDQEKATAYGIELSTIQDTLSGTLGNSFVNFFTYQNRNYRVYVQNDGEYRQSPEDLNRIYVSSSSGKLIPLSEVASLERTTAPVNVTRINVTTGALFQGSSAPGYSSIDALNAMNDVVRDTLGRDWGMSWTDTSYQETHAGSAAALAIVFGLVMVFLILAAQYESWAMPLAVMTSVPFAFLGAVLAVWMRGLEVSVYVQIGFLVVVGLAAKNAIMIVEFAELVRKERGLSIREAALEAAHLRFRPIIMTSLAFIFGTLPLMLASGAGDTNSHHIGTTVVGGMLCVMLLASVFVPAFYYMIASAQHRLWGNRKSTHEQFEEDLHSDDAPQQKQ, encoded by the coding sequence ATGAATATATCCAGGTTCTTCATTCAGAGACCGATCTTCGCCACGGTGCTCTCGGTCATCATTACGCTGATCGGAGCCATGGCGATGAGGATACTGCCGATCGCGCAGTATCCAGATGTAGTACCGCCGTCGGTCAGCATCACCGCTACCTATCCCGGCGCCAATGCCGAGACGGTGGCGGAAACCGTTGCAGCCCCCCTGGCGCAGCAGATCAACGGTGTCGAGAACATGCTCTACATGACGTCCACGAGTACCGACTCGGGTGTCATGCAGATGAGTGTGTCCTTTGCCGTAGGGTCTGACGGCAACACTGATACCATCAACGTCAACAACCGCGTGCAGCAGGCACTGGCCTCTCTGCCCAGCGAAGTGCAGGCGCAAGGGGTTCAGGTCGATCTGAAGTCTGGCAGCATGCTGATGCTGGTGGCGCTGACGTCTCCGACAGGGGCATACGACCGTACCTATCTGCAGAACTATGCCGCCATCAATCTGACGGATTCTCTCAAGCAGATTTCTGGGGTAGGGGATGCCGCCGTATTGGGGAACAGCGAGTTCGCTATGCGTATCTGGCTTGACCCGAGCAAGCTGGCTCAGTACAGCCTGACGCCTGCCGAGGTCAAGACGGCGATTACCTACCAGAACAAAGCAGTTCCGGCGGGTAACCTTGCGGCAACGCCACAGGGAACAGCCGCACCGTTCACCTATACCATCAGTGCTGGTGGGCGTTTCAATACGGCGGACCAGTTCCGTAATATCATCCTGCGCACCAATAGCGATGGTAGTACGCTGCGTTTGGGAGACGTTGCTCGCATTGAGTTGGGTTCTTCTTCCTATGCTGTGCTGTCGAAAATGAATGGTGGGGGTATGGCGCCCATCATGGTTCAGCAGCAGCCGGGTAGTAATGCGGTATCGACGGTTAATGCCGTTAAGGCACGGATGGCCGAGCTTTCCCAGCACTTTCCGGAAGGCATGAGCTATTCCATCCCCTACGACACTACGCTGTTTATCAACGCGTCGATCGAATCGGTTATCCATACCTTCGTAGAAGCGCTGATCTTGGTGGCGATCATCGTCTTTATCTTCCTGCAGAACTGGCGCGTCATGGTCATTGCCATGTCCGTGGTGCCAATTGCGGTCATCGGGACGTTTGCAGGGATGTATGCCCTAGACTTCTCGATCAACTTGCTGTCTCTATTTGGGATGATACTGGCGATCGGGATCGTGGTGGATGACGCCATTCTGGTGGTCGAAAACGTTGAACGCTTGATGGCGGAAGACAAGAAGCTCTCGATCTTCAGAGCGACTGTCGAGGCAATGCGCGAAGTAAGCGGCCCTGTTGTCGCGACGGCGTTCATTATGGCATCCGTCTTCGTGCCGGTAGGCTTCCTCGGTGGGCTGACGGGGATGATGTACAAGCAGTTCGCGGTAACCATCGCCATTTCGGTGGCTATTTCCGCGGTCGTGGCTCTGACCCTGACACCGGCACTATGCGTTCTGCTGATCCGTCACGTCAGTGAAGAGAAGGGCAATGCTATTGCCCGTGTGCTGCATAAGCCGCTGGATATCTTCAACAAGGTCTTCGACAAGGTCACACATCTGTACATGTTCTTGGTGCGTGCCGCCATTCGTGCTTGGTTTGTTTCGCTTGCCATTCTGGTAGCGGTCAGCCTTGCGGCAGTGCTCATCTACGAACGCAACCCCAGCACGTTGGTACCGACGACCGACCAAGGGATGGTTATGGCGCCGGTCATAATGCCGAGTGCATCGTCACTGGCGCGTACCGAGCAGTATATGGATCAGGTTGCCGCAATTCTGCGGAAAGACCCTTCCATTCAGTATGTGACAGAGATAGTGGGGTACGATCTGACGACCTCGTCCACCAATACGGCGCGTGGGGCGTTCTTCATCACTCTGAAGCCGTGGAGCGAGCGTTCAGAAACGTCGACTCAGTTGCTCGGCAAAATCATGGGTGCGGGGCAGCAGGTGAAGGGCGGTATGGTCTTTGCGGTGAACATGCCGCCGATCATCGGATTGTCGTCGATGGGGGGCTTCTCCGGCTATCTGCAGCCGTACAACGGGGCGTCCTCTGAACAGCTGTATCAGGCTTCCCTGAAAGTGATGGCAGCCGCTGCTAAGCGGCCTGAGCTGGCCGGTGTACGCACGTCGTTCGACGTTAACGTGCCCAGCTATCGCCTGCACATTGACCAGGAAAAGGCTACGGCCTATGGCATTGAACTGAGCACCATTCAGGACACGCTGTCAGGCACGCTGGGTAACAGCTTCGTCAACTTCTTCACGTACCAGAACCGCAACTATCGCGTCTACGTGCAGAACGATGGCGAATACCGCCAGTCGCCTGAAGACCTGAACCGTATCTACGTGTCCAGCAGCAGTGGCAAGCTGATTCCGCTGTCCGAAGTGGCGTCGCTTGAACGTACGACGGCGCCTGTCAACGTGACGCGTATCAATGTGACGACAGGGGCGCTGTTCCAAGGTAGCTCGGCGCCGGGCTATAGCTCCATCGACGCGCTGAATGCCATGAACGACGTGGTGCGTGATACGCTGGGACGCGACTGGGGCATGTCATGGACGGATACGTCCTATCAGGAAACGCATGCGGGTAGTGCTGCCGCACTGGCCATCGTCTTCGGGCTGGTGATGGTATTCCTGATCTTGGCTGCACAGTATGAAAGCTGGGCGATGCCGCTGGCGGTCATGACCTCTGTGCCGTTTGCTTTCCTAGGTGCTGTACTGGCTGTATGGATGCGTGGCCTTGAGGTCAGCGTGTACGTTCAGATTGGCTTCTTGGTGGTCGTGGGGCTTGCCGCGAAGAACGCGATCATGATCGTCGAGTTCGCGGAGTTGGTGCGCAAGGAGCGCGGCCTTAGCATTCGTGAAGCCGCCCTCGAAGCTGCTCACCTGCGTTTCCGCCCAATCATCATGACTTCGCTGGCGTTCATCTTCGGTACGCTGCCGCTGATGCTGGCCTCGGGTGCTGGTGACACCAACAGTCACCATATCGGGACCACCGTGGTGGGCGGTATGCTGTGCGTCATGCTGTTGGCTAGTGTCTTCGTACCGGCGTTCTACTACATGATTGCCTCTGCTCAGCACCGACTGTGGGGTAACCGCAAGTCCACGCATGAGCAGTTCGAAGAAGACCTACATTCGGACGATGCACCGCAACAGAAACAGTGA
- a CDS encoding TetR family transcriptional regulator: protein MARRTKAECEATRNALLDAAEAVFLEQGVSRTSLEQIARHAGMTRGALYWHFKDKDALFDAVHQRAQVTSEELLEQLSSVSDHSNPLEALRENFRQVFKVLSQPRVQRVHTILLFRREFYDQITTGGNTRDITLECLSRLTQTLERMQKAGYVLTCPPDIAARAIHSATSGLIHEWLRAPDSFNLCDEGGRVMDWILDSLLPASRLPPSSSA from the coding sequence ATGGCTAGACGTACCAAGGCTGAATGCGAAGCCACCCGTAACGCCCTGCTGGACGCAGCAGAGGCTGTATTTCTCGAACAGGGCGTATCTCGCACCTCTCTTGAACAGATTGCGCGCCATGCAGGCATGACGCGCGGCGCACTCTATTGGCACTTCAAAGACAAGGACGCGCTGTTTGACGCCGTGCATCAGCGCGCCCAAGTAACCTCAGAAGAGCTGCTTGAACAGCTCTCCAGTGTCAGCGACCACAGCAATCCGCTAGAAGCGCTACGCGAAAATTTTCGTCAGGTCTTCAAGGTGCTGTCGCAACCTCGCGTGCAACGCGTGCACACCATTTTGCTGTTCCGTCGCGAGTTCTATGACCAGATCACGACGGGAGGCAACACGCGCGATATCACACTGGAATGCCTCAGCCGACTGACGCAGACACTGGAACGCATGCAGAAGGCCGGCTATGTATTGACCTGCCCGCCCGACATTGCCGCGCGCGCCATCCACTCGGCCACGTCTGGACTGATCCATGAGTGGCTGCGTGCACCCGATAGCTTCAACCTATGCGACGAGGGCGGACGCGTGATGGATTGGATACTAGACAGCCTACTGCCAGCGTCTCGCCTACCACCCTCATCTTCAGCGTGA
- a CDS encoding proline--tRNA ligase, translating to MRASQLHLATLKETPADAEVVSHQLMLRAGMIRKLASGLYTWLPLGLRTLRKVERIVREEMDRAGAQELLMPCIQPGELWQESGRWEQYGPELLRVKDRHHRDFCVGPTHEEVITDLVRRELNSYKQLPITFYQVQTKFRDEIRPRFGVMRGREFIMKDAYSFHLDQASLEATYQVMFDAYSRIFNRLGLNFRPVIADTGSIGGEASHEFHVLAQSGEDAIVFSTESDYAANMEKAEALAPTTERAAATQDLTQVDTPDSRTIDELVSHHGVPITSTVKTLIVQGTEGGLVALLVRGDHELNEIKAAHLPEVADPLVMASDEEVRDAIGAGFGSLGPIGLDMPIIADHSVAVMSDFAAGANVDGQHFFGINWERDLPLPKVADIRNVVEGDPSPDGKGSLSIARGIEVGHIFQLGDKYSKALNATVLNDQGQASVMTMGCYGIGISRVVAAAIEQNNDASGIIWPEAIAPFTVAIVPMNAHRSERVRDASEALYQQLTAAGFDVLLDDRDLRPGNKFADLELMGIPHRIVVGDRGLDQGALEYKGRRDEAPTMVPEQDIANFLNERAS from the coding sequence ATGCGCGCCAGTCAATTACACCTCGCGACATTGAAAGAAACTCCCGCTGACGCAGAAGTCGTCAGCCATCAGCTCATGCTGCGTGCGGGCATGATCCGCAAGCTGGCTTCGGGGCTTTATACCTGGCTGCCACTGGGTCTGCGCACCCTGCGTAAAGTAGAACGCATCGTTCGCGAAGAAATGGATCGCGCGGGCGCTCAAGAACTGCTGATGCCGTGCATTCAGCCGGGCGAGCTGTGGCAGGAATCCGGTCGCTGGGAACAGTACGGCCCTGAACTGCTGCGCGTAAAAGACCGCCATCACCGCGATTTCTGTGTCGGCCCGACGCATGAAGAAGTTATCACTGATTTGGTGCGTCGCGAGCTGAATTCTTACAAGCAGCTGCCGATTACCTTCTATCAGGTACAAACCAAATTCCGTGATGAAATTCGCCCGCGCTTCGGTGTTATGCGTGGCCGCGAGTTCATTATGAAGGACGCGTATTCTTTCCACCTCGATCAGGCCTCGCTTGAAGCGACCTATCAGGTGATGTTTGACGCGTACAGCCGTATTTTCAACCGTCTGGGCCTGAACTTCCGCCCAGTCATCGCCGATACCGGCTCCATCGGCGGCGAAGCGTCACACGAATTCCACGTACTGGCGCAGTCCGGCGAAGACGCTATCGTGTTTTCTACCGAGTCCGACTATGCCGCCAACATGGAAAAAGCCGAAGCGCTGGCACCGACCACAGAACGCGCAGCAGCGACTCAGGATTTGACGCAAGTCGATACCCCAGACAGCCGCACGATCGACGAACTGGTCAGCCATCACGGCGTACCGATCACATCAACGGTCAAAACGCTGATCGTTCAAGGGACAGAAGGCGGTCTAGTCGCCCTGCTGGTGCGCGGCGATCATGAACTCAATGAGATCAAAGCCGCTCATCTGCCGGAAGTGGCTGACCCGCTAGTGATGGCAAGCGATGAAGAAGTGCGCGATGCCATCGGTGCCGGTTTCGGTTCCCTCGGCCCGATCGGACTCGACATGCCCATCATCGCTGACCACTCTGTTGCCGTTATGAGCGACTTCGCGGCCGGTGCCAACGTCGATGGTCAGCACTTCTTCGGTATTAACTGGGAACGCGATCTGCCGCTGCCTAAAGTCGCCGATATCCGCAACGTAGTCGAAGGCGATCCGTCTCCTGATGGCAAGGGCTCGCTGTCCATCGCACGCGGCATTGAAGTAGGCCACATCTTCCAGCTGGGCGATAAATACAGCAAAGCGCTGAACGCAACCGTGCTCAATGATCAGGGCCAAGCCTCCGTTATGACCATGGGCTGCTATGGCATCGGTATTTCGCGCGTGGTGGCAGCCGCTATTGAGCAGAACAACGATGCCTCCGGCATCATCTGGCCAGAAGCGATCGCACCGTTCACCGTGGCGATTGTGCCGATGAACGCACACCGTTCAGAACGCGTGCGCGACGCCTCAGAAGCGCTTTATCAGCAGCTGACCGCTGCCGGTTTTGACGTGCTGCTGGACGACCGCGACCTGCGCCCAGGCAACAAATTCGCCGATCTGGAACTGATGGGCATTCCGCACCGCATCGTGGTAGGTGACCGCGGTCTGGATCAAGGTGCGCTGGAATATAAGGGCCGTCGTGACGAAGCGCCGACGATGGTGCCGGAACAGGATATCGCGAACTTCCTGAACGAACGCGCCAGCTAA
- the fliA gene encoding RNA polymerase sigma factor FliA, with protein MSSTSCMLPRHPHSSAAATNASTRTYWRQKMTLVRCIAYALQARLHLPATIEIDDLIQAGAVGLLDARQRYDPLQGASFDTYAAQRIRGSMLDALRERDWLPRSVRHDMRQIEREQQRLEQRLGRAAKGVEVASSLRMPSVTYHQLRDDVQNGQLLSYEGEGIEEEGAAYHCDSRCLSDSPERLYQRENVRAALGHAIDELPERLRIVLEGYYFQQMTLRQLGERLGVSESRICQLRRRTERFLRRRLLEEGHMAADIRDHMAYWDASR; from the coding sequence ATGTCATCCACCTCCTGCATGCTACCCCGCCATCCGCACTCTAGTGCCGCAGCTACCAATGCCTCGACGCGCACTTACTGGCGGCAGAAGATGACCCTAGTGCGCTGCATTGCCTATGCCCTGCAGGCTCGCCTACATCTTCCAGCCACAATCGAGATCGACGACCTGATTCAAGCCGGTGCCGTTGGTTTGCTGGATGCCCGTCAGCGCTATGATCCTCTGCAGGGGGCTTCGTTTGATACCTATGCGGCACAGCGCATCCGCGGCAGTATGCTGGATGCTCTGCGCGAACGGGACTGGCTGCCACGTAGCGTGCGTCACGACATGCGTCAGATCGAACGCGAGCAGCAGCGTCTTGAGCAGCGGCTGGGGCGGGCAGCAAAGGGCGTGGAAGTGGCTTCATCGTTAAGAATGCCATCGGTGACTTACCACCAGCTGCGTGACGATGTACAGAATGGCCAGCTGCTGTCTTATGAGGGGGAGGGTATCGAAGAGGAAGGCGCAGCATATCACTGCGATAGTCGCTGCCTGAGTGACTCACCCGAGCGATTGTATCAGCGAGAGAATGTACGGGCAGCACTAGGGCATGCGATCGACGAACTGCCGGAAAGATTGCGGATAGTATTGGAAGGGTACTATTTTCAACAGATGACGTTGCGTCAATTAGGCGAACGTCTGGGCGTCAGTGAATCTCGCATCTGCCAGTTGAGGCGACGTACAGAGCGGTTCCTGCGTCGTCGCCTGCTTGAGGAGGGCCATATGGCCGCCGATATCCGGGACCACATGGCGTATTGGGATGCCTCACGCTGA
- a CDS encoding AmpG family muropeptide MFS transporter: MPDVPVNAAQRWLRNLRFYTRPRMLLILILSAVAGQQYPLLFTTLQAWFHDASVDVATVTQLTWIGALFSLKFLWAPLLDNVRLPLLHRLLGKRRSWLLLCEVGIIIGLAGMAFHDPNSSRLLLILYALVTAFSAATHDIALDAYRIELSSAPDEQTALASTYIIGYRLGMLVGGAGALIIGAQFGWSAAYFVMALITAVGLLAVLLSKPPHETITTDELLPKQVERLKDKPSFYRALAFLYSALIQPLVEFFCRYKGLGVLLLAMICVYRLSDQTMGSLAMPLYQNAGFSAAQIGSVSKVFGVLMTLLGGIVGSLLTSRYGVFRLLVVGTLLASVTNLMYILVALSGTEATMHYIAPGGALGSLAAGVIAMLIPLADLLHALGVTPLMLLATTIAADNLASGIAGTVLVGFFASLTSRHYTATQAALFSSLMTLPGKLLGGFIGLYVDLYGYPISFFMSTLIGLPALLLAIAVYIVARPIQQRSQQEDDD; encoded by the coding sequence TTGCCTGATGTCCCTGTGAATGCGGCCCAGCGCTGGCTGCGCAACCTTCGTTTTTACACTCGTCCACGGATGCTACTGATACTGATTCTGAGCGCCGTGGCCGGTCAGCAGTACCCGCTACTGTTCACCACGCTGCAGGCATGGTTTCACGATGCTAGCGTCGATGTTGCCACCGTGACTCAGCTGACCTGGATCGGGGCCCTGTTCTCGCTCAAGTTTCTGTGGGCGCCGCTGCTGGACAATGTCCGGCTACCACTGCTGCACCGTCTGCTCGGCAAGCGGCGCAGCTGGCTACTGCTATGCGAAGTCGGCATCATCATCGGCCTGGCCGGAATGGCCTTCCACGACCCTAACAGCTCGCGCCTACTGCTTATCCTCTATGCGTTGGTCACGGCCTTTTCCGCTGCCACGCACGATATCGCTCTGGACGCCTACCGCATCGAACTGTCTTCGGCCCCCGATGAACAGACCGCCCTCGCCTCGACCTACATCATCGGCTACCGGCTGGGGATGCTAGTGGGCGGCGCAGGTGCACTCATCATAGGGGCTCAATTCGGCTGGTCAGCAGCGTATTTTGTCATGGCGCTGATCACAGCCGTCGGCCTGTTGGCGGTACTGCTGAGCAAGCCGCCCCATGAAACCATTACCACTGATGAGCTGCTGCCTAAACAGGTCGAGCGCTTGAAAGACAAGCCGTCTTTCTATCGCGCCCTAGCATTTCTCTATAGTGCGCTGATACAACCCTTGGTGGAGTTCTTCTGCCGTTACAAGGGATTAGGGGTGCTGTTGCTGGCAATGATCTGCGTCTATCGACTCAGTGACCAGACCATGGGCAGCCTAGCAATGCCGCTCTATCAGAACGCGGGCTTCAGTGCCGCGCAGATCGGCAGCGTCAGCAAAGTATTTGGTGTACTGATGACACTGCTGGGCGGCATCGTTGGCAGCCTGCTAACATCGCGCTATGGCGTGTTCCGCCTATTGGTCGTAGGCACGCTACTCGCCAGCGTGACCAACCTGATGTACATATTGGTCGCTCTGAGCGGAACGGAAGCCACCATGCACTACATCGCACCGGGTGGTGCACTGGGAAGTCTGGCGGCCGGTGTCATTGCGATGCTGATTCCGCTGGCCGACCTGTTGCATGCCTTAGGTGTGACGCCACTTATGCTGCTGGCGACCACCATTGCGGCAGACAACCTTGCCAGCGGAATCGCGGGCACGGTGCTGGTCGGCTTCTTTGCCTCGCTGACATCGCGCCACTACACGGCAACGCAAGCCGCGCTGTTCAGCTCGCTGATGACTCTGCCCGGCAAACTGCTGGGAGGCTTCATCGGTCTGTATGTCGATCTCTACGGCTATCCGATCTCATTCTTCATGTCGACACTGATTGGCCTGCCAGCACTACTACTGGCTATTGCGGTCTACATTGTGGCGCGCCCTATCCAACAGCGCTCTCAGCAGGAAGATGACGATTAG
- a CDS encoding DNA topoisomerase III, which produces MILYIAEKPSVGRAVADVLPKPHQKGDGFIRVANGDVVTWCIGHLLEQAEPEAYDPAYKKWKKEHLPIVPTEWKQHVKSQTRKQFNTVKKLIKEADQLVNMGDPDRVGQILVDEVINYSGISKTKREATLRCLVNDMNPAAIKKALNTLRKNTEFIPLATSALARARADWLYGINMTRLCTLLGQSAGYNGILSIGRVQTPVLGLVVHRDREIEHFVSKPFYDVLVTLRTAAGESFIAKWKPSAACQPYMDDENRMLSRKLAEFVLGKVKGKEGLIKAVKRDRKQQAAPLPYNLSALQIDASKRFNLNAQKTLDICQQLYERHKLITYPRSDCRYLPKDHYHERQTVTQSIAQTATTLAKAVQNANLSLKSKAWNDAKISAHHAIIPTSRAMAAERLTQDESNVYALVARQYLMQFYPPFEYAEHQIDSEIEGGLFIARQTSVIAEGWKALLPPQKHAGQGSEAGAPALPDVTAGDPVTCTDGKVDEKQTTPPKRFTDATLLAAMTGIARFVSDPEVKKVLRETDGLGTEATRAGIIELLFKRQFLIKKGKEIHSTEIGRQLVGSLPERMVAPDMTAHWESQLEAISEKQMRYGQFMQPLTEGLNTLIAEVGHSNFSALRGMGKKTVRKARRTTRKK; this is translated from the coding sequence TTGATTCTGTACATTGCCGAAAAGCCCAGTGTTGGGCGCGCCGTTGCAGACGTACTGCCCAAGCCTCATCAGAAGGGAGACGGCTTCATCCGAGTCGCGAATGGCGACGTCGTCACGTGGTGCATCGGTCATCTGTTGGAACAGGCCGAACCAGAAGCCTATGATCCTGCTTACAAGAAGTGGAAGAAAGAACACCTTCCCATCGTGCCCACCGAATGGAAGCAGCACGTCAAAAGCCAGACGCGCAAACAGTTCAACACCGTTAAGAAACTGATCAAGGAAGCCGATCAACTGGTCAATATGGGCGACCCCGATCGTGTCGGTCAGATTTTGGTGGACGAGGTCATCAACTACTCGGGGATCAGCAAGACCAAGCGCGAAGCCACCCTGCGTTGTCTGGTCAATGACATGAACCCGGCCGCCATCAAGAAGGCGCTCAACACACTGCGCAAGAACACTGAGTTTATTCCGCTGGCCACCTCCGCACTGGCAAGGGCAAGGGCTGACTGGCTCTACGGCATCAACATGACTCGCCTCTGCACGCTGCTGGGCCAGAGCGCCGGTTACAACGGCATACTGTCCATCGGGCGCGTACAGACCCCCGTGCTGGGGCTGGTCGTGCATCGAGACCGCGAAATCGAACACTTCGTCTCCAAGCCATTTTATGACGTGCTGGTCACGCTGCGCACCGCGGCGGGCGAGTCTTTCATCGCCAAATGGAAACCTAGCGCTGCCTGCCAGCCTTACATGGACGATGAAAACCGAATGCTCTCACGAAAGCTGGCGGAGTTCGTTCTGGGCAAGGTGAAAGGCAAGGAAGGTCTTATCAAGGCCGTCAAGCGCGACAGGAAACAGCAGGCCGCACCGCTGCCTTACAACCTATCGGCTCTTCAGATCGATGCATCGAAACGCTTCAACCTGAACGCTCAGAAAACGCTGGACATATGCCAGCAGCTCTATGAACGCCACAAGCTCATCACCTATCCGCGTTCAGACTGTCGCTACCTGCCAAAGGATCACTACCACGAGCGCCAGACGGTCACCCAGTCGATCGCTCAAACGGCAACAACGCTGGCGAAAGCCGTGCAAAATGCCAACCTCAGCCTCAAGAGCAAGGCCTGGAACGATGCCAAGATCAGCGCGCACCATGCCATTATCCCCACGTCTCGGGCCATGGCTGCCGAGCGACTCACTCAAGACGAAAGCAATGTCTATGCTTTGGTTGCCCGTCAGTATCTGATGCAGTTCTATCCGCCCTTCGAATATGCGGAGCACCAGATCGACAGCGAGATAGAGGGAGGCTTATTCATCGCTCGCCAGACCTCTGTTATTGCCGAGGGATGGAAAGCTCTGCTGCCACCACAGAAGCATGCCGGACAAGGCTCGGAAGCGGGAGCACCCGCCCTGCCTGACGTGACGGCGGGCGATCCCGTGACGTGCACTGACGGTAAAGTCGATGAAAAGCAGACCACGCCCCCCAAACGCTTTACCGATGCCACCCTGCTGGCCGCTATGACGGGGATCGCACGTTTCGTATCAGACCCCGAGGTGAAAAAGGTACTCCGAGAGACCGACGGTCTAGGCACAGAAGCCACCCGTGCAGGAATCATTGAGCTGCTGTTTAAGCGCCAGTTTCTGATCAAGAAAGGCAAGGAAATCCACTCAACGGAAATCGGCCGTCAGCTTGTCGGCAGCCTGCCAGAACGCATGGTGGCGCCCGACATGACGGCACACTGGGAGTCCCAGCTTGAAGCCATCAGTGAAAAGCAGATGCGTTACGGACAGTTTATGCAGCCGCTGACGGAAGGGCTGAATACCCTGATTGCTGAAGTCGGACACAGCAACTTCTCCGCACTGCGCGGCATGGGTAAAAAAACCGTAAGAAAAGCTCGGAGAACCACCCGAAAGAAATGA
- a CDS encoding efflux RND transporter periplasmic adaptor subunit, with product MIEISRYKPVMWGLAATLVLMGTGCSEGSSAGKAASANGESAQKAPAAKAEVAQVSRRNIPLDKRYPAMIRSDAAVSIVARVSGRLESQHYKPGEQVRPGQLLYVIEQAPYKAELAQAQANLASAQATYENARRDNQRYETLFQKGAISQQSRDSARNTLATSLASVQQTKAALDSARINLDYTEVRAPTAGQAGLNEVNIGTVMTANTELTTVTPVDPLEVRFQLPQRDAFQLRQQIGRAGVPDVQAVLEFPGISGDAASNLVGKLDFLGSNVDQGTSTVEARASFSNPQHLFLPGQFVRVHLQNMVRFNAFAVPQIAVKQGLMGPQVLVLDQNNHLQGRLVKLGDQAGNWQIIDEGLASGDRVVFSDPGSLSEGMTVDPQPWSGDHDANAQDSSSSAEAGQNSGA from the coding sequence ATGATCGAAATTAGCCGTTACAAGCCTGTCATGTGGGGTCTTGCCGCCACTCTGGTCCTGATGGGTACCGGATGTAGCGAAGGCTCTTCTGCAGGTAAAGCTGCCTCAGCAAATGGGGAAAGCGCTCAGAAAGCACCGGCTGCCAAGGCTGAAGTAGCCCAGGTCAGTCGACGCAACATCCCGCTCGACAAACGCTATCCCGCTATGATTCGTAGCGATGCCGCCGTAAGCATCGTCGCGCGTGTCAGTGGGCGTCTGGAGTCGCAGCACTATAAACCGGGCGAGCAGGTTCGTCCCGGACAGCTGTTATACGTCATTGAGCAGGCCCCTTATAAAGCAGAGCTGGCGCAGGCGCAGGCTAACCTAGCCAGCGCTCAGGCAACGTATGAGAACGCTCGCCGCGACAATCAGCGTTACGAAACCCTGTTCCAGAAAGGGGCGATCAGTCAGCAGTCGCGCGACAGTGCACGCAACACGCTTGCCACCTCTCTGGCCAGTGTTCAGCAGACCAAGGCCGCACTTGACAGCGCTCGCATCAACCTCGACTACACCGAGGTCCGTGCACCGACAGCTGGGCAAGCGGGGCTCAACGAAGTCAACATCGGCACGGTCATGACGGCCAACACCGAGCTGACAACCGTGACGCCTGTTGATCCACTCGAAGTGCGCTTCCAGCTGCCTCAACGCGATGCCTTCCAGCTTCGCCAGCAGATCGGTCGTGCCGGAGTGCCTGATGTTCAGGCTGTGCTTGAATTCCCAGGTATTTCCGGCGATGCCGCCTCTAATCTGGTGGGCAAGCTGGACTTCTTAGGCAGCAATGTTGATCAAGGCACCAGTACTGTCGAAGCGCGCGCTAGCTTTAGCAACCCGCAGCATCTGTTCCTGCCCGGGCAGTTCGTTCGCGTTCATCTGCAGAATATGGTGCGCTTCAACGCCTTCGCTGTTCCTCAAATTGCTGTTAAACAGGGGTTGATGGGACCGCAGGTGCTGGTGCTGGATCAGAACAATCACCTGCAAGGGCGTTTGGTCAAACTGGGCGATCAGGCTGGCAACTGGCAGATCATCGACGAAGGGCTGGCATCGGGTGACCGTGTGGTTTTCAGCGATCCAGGCAGCCTGAGTGAAGGCATGACCGTCGATCCGCAGCCGTGGAGCGGTGATCATGACGCTAACGCACAAGACAGTTCTTCCAGCGCTGAGGCTGGCCAGAACAGTGGGGCGTAA